The DNA sequence CAACAGTGCGACTTTCACGCGGTAAGTCCGGGTCGCGGGATCGGCGGCGGGCGCCACTTCGCGGATGCTCCCGCGAAACCGCCGCTCGCCCTGGGACCACAGCGAAACCTCGACCACCTGCCCTGGCGCGATGTCGCCGACGCGTTGCTCGGGGACATGGAGGGTCACTTCCTTTTCGTCCAGCTGGGCCAGTCGCGCCACCGGCTGCCCCGCAGCGATAACGTCGCCCGCCTCGACGCTGAAAGCGGCGATGACGCCGTCGCGCTCCGCCGCAAGCTCGGAATAGCGCAGCTGGTTCACGGTTTGCGCCAGCTGGGCTTCGAGGGCGGCCACCTTTTCTTTCGCCGCCGTGTAAGCCGTCTGGCGCCGGTCGAATTCCGGCGGGGCGATGATGTTCTGATCCAGCAGCTCTCGGTAACGGGCCAGGTCGGCACGGGTGAACTCGTATTCGGCCCTGGCGGCGGCCAGCTGCGCCTTCAGATTCTGAGTGGCAAGCCGGTAGTCATTGGCGTCCAAGCGGGTGATGACCTGCCCCTTGCGGACCCGGTCCCCCACCTCCACCAGTCGGGCTTCCAATTTACCGGCAACGCGGA is a window from the Terriglobales bacterium genome containing:
- a CDS encoding efflux RND transporter periplasmic adaptor subunit, with the protein product MIKLQFIVRSAQLFQPAPVPILLMLLLLAGCSTPPENSALPRPVRVIRVGEAAAHPTAGFAGEVTARRETALAFRVAGKLEARLVEVGDRVRKGQVITRLDANDYRLATQNLKAQLAAARAEYEFTRADLARYRELLDQNIIAPPEFDRRQTAYTAAKEKVAALEAQLAQTVNQLRYSELAAERDGVIAAFSVEAGDVIAAGQPVARLAQLDEKEVTLHVPEQRVGDIAPGQVVEVSLWSQGERRFRGSIREVAPAADPATRTYRVKVALLDGRDQGLLGMTATVWLTTTEPAGPVIPRSAVFTSHDDPKQSKVWVVDADTVRSTPVTLGAPLDGERIEVAGVAPGQTVVSAGVQRLIEGQAVRVLATSNGIQP